In the Oceanispirochaeta sp. M1 genome, one interval contains:
- a CDS encoding glycoside hydrolase family 2 protein: protein MSNKKNDQFADIALTVSPLSNPELEVPSPPDLVETILPLEDSARAEFTPLKKISTPDELRGELDRWKARYSPFLMDLAPQPESTRHFQDLSGFDWRIEDEEDRSDFNRVLSGGGAWEKVVLPHYGAPLGKAVTYYRSSFILDDDPREGESCYICFKGADYRAHIFINGAYVGSHEGFFAPFEFDVSPQVHQGENVLTVKLENDYIFGGNVNAGSHGERYEGDKIYAATGPGYDDPEMGWHHCPPGMGLYQEVFLELRRSVHVHDLFIRPLPDEQMAEAWVEVTNTAVEPREVKLLLSLYGQNFEEVLYQDREYIPSTGREVGLGDSFTEQKLRAEGLLDKPIKLMMEKGVNLVKIPLSIKNPRIWEPESPWLYQFQVKLLDVDIDTDENLLDTRTQQFGMRSFSLDVESSPKGMFMLNGKPIRLRGANTMGHEQQCVMKKDWNQLVEDLLLARICNMNFLRLTQRPVQSEVYDFCDRLGLMTQTDLPLFGVLKRDRFCEVLRQTEEMERLVRSHPCNIVNSYINEPFPNAGNKPHRHLTRMELEQFFKCADSVVHLNNPDRVIKHVDGDYDPPSETLPDNHCYTHWYNGHGLDAGALHRGSWMPVRRGWNYGCGEFGVEGLESLELMKRRYPSKWLPARGDDESLWSPGQIIGAQTGNFHYLFFPTPRTLEQWVARSQRWQAQGVTMMTEAFRRDNRMVTFAIHLFIDAFPAGWMKTIMDCERNPKPAYFAYREALTPLMVNLRTDRFRCYGGESAGMELWVCNDTGDIPEDAQLVYMVKQSDRVLASGEVKASVECCASTFQGFIRQDLPEVEKVEKVLFSAALIDSTGKVLHDRSAEMKIFPRPNKNITLRTWSDGSPGARELTDALNLECSEICAGSELIILGAWEDQSRECSEYLTLVEKGATLLLLNLPEGSYSIGGELVEVKQCGMMPIHFAAVAEDYILPEGVDDEDFRFWYNSSLDRIAPISETTFMAPGFHPILLSGNTNTEGEWGTALVAGELNYGKGHIALSQVLPGHLLEDNPPARLLIDRFLSSGRQDDY from the coding sequence ATGAGTAACAAGAAAAATGATCAATTTGCCGATATTGCCCTGACCGTATCTCCCCTGTCCAATCCGGAGCTTGAGGTCCCTTCTCCACCCGATCTTGTGGAGACCATCCTTCCCCTGGAGGATTCAGCCCGGGCTGAATTTACTCCCTTGAAGAAAATCTCAACACCCGATGAACTTCGGGGAGAGCTGGATCGGTGGAAAGCCCGGTATTCCCCTTTTTTAATGGATCTGGCTCCACAACCCGAATCCACAAGACACTTCCAGGATCTCTCTGGATTCGACTGGCGGATTGAAGATGAGGAGGACCGCAGCGATTTCAACCGTGTATTATCCGGTGGAGGAGCCTGGGAGAAGGTCGTTCTACCTCATTACGGCGCACCTCTGGGAAAGGCTGTAACCTATTATCGAAGCTCTTTCATCCTGGATGATGATCCCCGGGAAGGGGAGTCCTGCTATATCTGCTTCAAAGGAGCCGATTACCGGGCCCATATATTCATAAATGGAGCCTATGTGGGCTCCCATGAGGGTTTTTTCGCCCCTTTCGAGTTTGATGTAAGCCCACAGGTTCATCAGGGTGAGAATGTTCTGACTGTTAAGCTGGAGAATGACTATATCTTCGGGGGAAATGTCAATGCCGGAAGTCATGGAGAACGGTATGAGGGAGATAAAATTTATGCAGCAACAGGACCCGGATACGATGATCCTGAGATGGGGTGGCATCACTGTCCCCCCGGGATGGGCCTCTATCAGGAAGTCTTTCTGGAGCTTCGTCGATCGGTTCATGTTCACGATCTTTTTATACGCCCCCTTCCTGATGAACAGATGGCAGAAGCCTGGGTGGAGGTTACCAATACCGCTGTGGAGCCTCGTGAAGTAAAACTTCTCCTCTCTCTTTATGGACAGAATTTTGAGGAAGTCCTTTATCAAGACAGGGAGTACATCCCCAGCACAGGCCGGGAAGTAGGCCTGGGAGATAGTTTTACTGAACAGAAACTGCGGGCAGAAGGTCTTTTGGATAAGCCCATAAAGTTGATGATGGAGAAGGGTGTTAATCTGGTGAAGATCCCCCTGTCCATCAAGAATCCCCGGATTTGGGAACCCGAATCTCCTTGGCTCTATCAGTTTCAGGTTAAGCTTCTTGATGTTGATATTGATACTGATGAAAATCTGTTGGATACAAGAACACAGCAGTTCGGGATGCGTTCCTTTTCTCTGGATGTGGAGAGCTCTCCCAAAGGGATGTTCATGCTCAACGGTAAACCGATTCGATTGAGGGGAGCCAACACCATGGGACACGAACAGCAGTGTGTCATGAAGAAGGATTGGAATCAGCTTGTTGAGGATCTGCTGCTGGCCCGAATCTGTAATATGAACTTCCTCCGTCTGACACAGCGACCAGTTCAGTCCGAGGTTTATGATTTCTGTGATCGACTGGGGCTGATGACTCAGACCGACCTGCCCCTTTTTGGAGTGTTGAAACGAGATCGATTCTGTGAAGTGCTCAGACAGACAGAGGAGATGGAACGGCTGGTTCGCTCTCATCCCTGTAATATCGTTAACAGCTATATCAACGAGCCCTTTCCCAATGCGGGCAATAAGCCTCACCGTCACCTGACGAGGATGGAGTTGGAACAATTTTTTAAATGTGCTGATTCGGTGGTTCATCTGAATAATCCAGATCGGGTTATCAAACATGTGGATGGTGACTATGATCCTCCTTCTGAAACCCTTCCGGATAACCACTGTTATACTCACTGGTACAACGGACATGGTCTGGACGCCGGGGCACTCCATCGCGGAAGCTGGATGCCTGTGCGCCGGGGCTGGAACTATGGATGCGGTGAATTCGGTGTTGAGGGGCTGGAATCCCTTGAACTTATGAAACGCCGCTATCCATCCAAATGGCTTCCTGCGAGGGGTGATGATGAATCACTATGGTCGCCGGGTCAGATCATAGGAGCTCAGACAGGCAACTTCCACTACCTTTTTTTCCCTACTCCCAGGACTCTTGAACAATGGGTCGCCCGCAGCCAACGCTGGCAGGCACAGGGGGTTACCATGATGACCGAAGCTTTTCGGAGAGATAACAGAATGGTAACCTTTGCGATTCATCTCTTTATAGATGCTTTTCCCGCCGGATGGATGAAGACCATCATGGACTGTGAACGAAACCCGAAGCCTGCCTATTTTGCTTATAGGGAGGCACTGACCCCCCTGATGGTAAACCTCCGCACAGATCGGTTTCGCTGTTATGGCGGAGAGTCCGCCGGTATGGAGCTGTGGGTGTGCAATGATACGGGTGATATTCCTGAGGACGCCCAGCTGGTATATATGGTGAAGCAGTCGGATCGTGTCCTGGCTTCAGGTGAGGTTAAGGCAAGTGTCGAGTGTTGTGCCAGTACATTTCAAGGCTTTATACGTCAGGATCTCCCTGAGGTTGAAAAAGTGGAAAAGGTTCTTTTTTCAGCGGCTCTGATTGACTCCACCGGAAAGGTTCTGCATGACAGGTCTGCGGAAATGAAGATTTTCCCCAGGCCAAATAAAAACATCACCCTGAGGACCTGGAGTGATGGATCTCCTGGAGCCAGGGAGCTGACAGACGCTCTGAATCTGGAGTGCTCTGAAATTTGTGCAGGGTCGGAGCTGATTATCCTGGGAGCTTGGGAGGACCAGTCACGGGAGTGCAGTGAGTATCTTACCCTTGTTGAGAAGGGTGCAACCCTATTACTGCTCAACCTGCCCGAAGGTTCCTATTCTATTGGAGGAGAACTGGTTGAAGTTAAACAATGCGGTATGATGCCCATTCACTTTGCCGCAGTTGCTGAGGATTATATTCTACCCGAAGGGGTTGATGATGAGGATTTCAGGTTCTGGTATAACAGCTCTCTGGATCGGATTGCCCCGATTTCTGAAACAACTTTTATGGCTCCAGGATTCCACCCGATTCTACTCAGCGGGAATACCAATACTGAGGGAGAGTGGGGGACTGCTCTGGTAGCAGGGGAACTGAATTATGGAAAGGGGCATATTGCCCTGTCTCAGGTTCTACCGGGACATCTTCTGGAAGATAATCCCCCGGCCCGACTCCTTATAGACCGTTTTCTGTCATCTGGCAGACAGGATGATTATTAG